A window of the Pseudomonas gozinkensis genome harbors these coding sequences:
- a CDS encoding DUF6124 family protein, translated as MIKPTPNPPETDPTSPYETLDSKKFHEAAERALDHYLNPLLPRKPLLKPGTRYLIAPGIDSEELLADACETLTSAKTMANDFAGLVDGSHRHVLLGIAQLIMLGELAVNRVLDNLEVATDSAA; from the coding sequence ATGATCAAACCAACGCCAAACCCACCCGAAACCGATCCAACCTCACCCTACGAAACCCTCGATTCCAAGAAATTCCACGAAGCCGCCGAACGCGCCCTCGACCATTACCTCAATCCGCTGCTCCCCCGAAAACCGCTGCTCAAACCCGGCACCCGCTACCTCATCGCCCCCGGTATCGACAGCGAAGAACTGCTGGCCGACGCCTGCGAAACCCTGACCTCGGCCAAAACCATGGCCAACGACTTCGCCGGGCTGGTGGACGGCTCGCACCGGCATGTACTTTTGGGGATCGCACAACTGATCATGCTGGGCGAACTGGCGGTGAATCGGGTGCTGGATAACCTGGAGGTGGCTACGGATTCGGCGGCTTGA
- a CDS encoding energy transducer TonB family protein has translation MTAQLPIEPLPVKKSPLRYVKWGAGLLLGAVAAFLLWQWANDMSGIRREAPKVPTIIPLPPPPPPPPEKPPEPETPVEEKIVEPEPTPEPQEVKPEEEAPPSPADDLANPMQMDGDAQSGSDAFNIGAGKGGGMAGSGGGRLGNGTYSQFLAFTFQKLLRENPDLRNLAFSLQADVWLSSVGEITRVELIKSSGNPEIDSQVLAALRNAPHLSERPPASITLPVRMSLQGRRPG, from the coding sequence ATGACTGCACAACTGCCAATCGAGCCTTTGCCGGTGAAGAAGTCGCCACTGCGTTACGTGAAGTGGGGCGCCGGGCTGCTGCTGGGCGCCGTCGCGGCATTCCTGTTGTGGCAGTGGGCCAATGACATGAGCGGCATCCGCCGGGAAGCGCCGAAGGTGCCGACGATCATTCCGTTGCCGCCACCGCCACCTCCGCCGCCGGAAAAACCGCCGGAGCCGGAAACACCGGTGGAAGAAAAAATCGTCGAGCCCGAGCCAACGCCCGAGCCGCAAGAGGTCAAGCCCGAGGAAGAAGCACCGCCATCACCGGCGGACGACCTGGCCAACCCGATGCAAATGGACGGCGACGCCCAGAGCGGCAGCGACGCCTTCAACATCGGCGCGGGCAAGGGCGGCGGCATGGCCGGTTCCGGCGGTGGGCGACTGGGCAACGGCACGTACAGCCAGTTCCTTGCGTTCACCTTCCAGAAACTGCTGCGCGAGAACCCCGACCTGCGCAACCTCGCGTTTTCGCTGCAGGCCGATGTGTGGCTGAGCAGCGTCGGCGAGATCACCCGGGTCGAGCTGATCAAGTCCAGCGGCAACCCCGAGATCGACAGTCAGGTGCTGGCCGCATTGCGTAACGCGCCCCATCTGAGCGAGCGGCCACCGGCCTCCATCACCTTGCCTGTGCGCATGTCCCTGCAAGGGCGGCGTCCGGGTTAA
- a CDS encoding putative porin: MISNVNRLSLAVGMVIATLVGQAAAAPAPSENATINLIRLLVEQGILKQDKADALIAQAQNEAAQAKQAAASTAVAAGPVAAPGDVRVQYVPAAVRDQIRDQVKAEVMATAKQENWAAPNTFPDWASRISFDGDIRLRDESRYYSGSNSNEIVDFAKLNNNGPYDVNPNSSTALPPLLNTREDRENLFRLRARLGMKAVISPEWTAGIRIGTGSDNNPVSTTQNLGGGFSKKDIWLDQGYLTWKPSDELTLTGGRFANPFMSTDMLYSNDLNFDGVAAIFDHKLSRDWGVFGTVGAFPVDYTNDTTTSNGFDKEESDNKWLYGAQIGAKWAINSNNRLKGALAYYRFDDIEGQRSSPCEPWAGAPGCDSDGTRAAFMQKGNSVFLLRDITPNPLNPTTTPQPQFVGLASEFNLLDLNVVWDADLPEDFKLRSQGNYIHNLGYDEGDMRKRSAGQLVNNLDSNGNIESGANAWMVQFTLGNALELKKQGDWNLFAGYKYIQPDALPDGFNDSSFHLGGTNAKGYFLGGNYGLAKNVYATGRWLSSEAVYGAPFDIDVMQLEINTRF; encoded by the coding sequence ATGATTTCCAACGTGAATCGATTGTCCCTGGCGGTCGGCATGGTCATCGCGACCCTGGTCGGTCAGGCCGCGGCAGCGCCTGCGCCCTCGGAGAACGCCACGATCAATCTGATCCGCTTGCTGGTCGAGCAGGGCATTCTGAAACAGGACAAGGCCGACGCACTGATCGCCCAGGCCCAGAACGAAGCGGCCCAGGCCAAGCAGGCCGCCGCGTCCACCGCTGTGGCGGCCGGGCCGGTCGCCGCACCAGGCGATGTGCGGGTGCAATACGTGCCGGCCGCGGTGCGCGACCAGATCCGCGATCAGGTCAAGGCTGAGGTCATGGCCACCGCCAAACAGGAAAACTGGGCCGCGCCCAACACTTTCCCGGACTGGGCGTCGCGCATCAGCTTCGACGGCGACATTCGCCTGCGTGACGAGTCGCGCTACTACTCGGGCAGCAACAGCAACGAAATCGTCGACTTCGCCAAGCTCAACAACAACGGCCCGTACGACGTGAACCCCAACAGCAGCACCGCGTTGCCGCCGTTGCTCAACACCCGCGAAGACCGCGAAAACCTGTTCCGCCTGCGCGCCCGGCTGGGCATGAAAGCAGTGATCTCGCCGGAATGGACCGCCGGCATCCGCATCGGTACCGGCTCGGACAACAACCCGGTGTCGACCACCCAGAACCTCGGCGGCGGCTTCTCGAAAAAGGACATCTGGCTCGATCAGGGTTACCTGACCTGGAAGCCGTCGGATGAGCTGACCCTGACCGGTGGCCGCTTCGCCAACCCGTTCATGTCCACCGACATGCTGTACTCCAACGACCTGAACTTCGACGGCGTGGCGGCGATTTTCGACCACAAGCTCAGCCGCGACTGGGGCGTGTTCGGCACCGTCGGCGCGTTTCCGGTGGACTACACCAACGACACCACCACCAGCAACGGCTTCGACAAGGAAGAAAGCGACAACAAATGGCTGTACGGCGCGCAGATCGGCGCCAAGTGGGCGATCAACAGCAACAACCGCTTGAAAGGCGCGCTGGCCTACTACCGCTTCGACGACATCGAAGGCCAGCGCTCCAGCCCCTGCGAGCCCTGGGCCGGCGCGCCGGGCTGCGACAGCGACGGCACCCGCGCGGCGTTCATGCAGAAGGGCAACAGCGTGTTCCTGCTGCGTGACATCACGCCGAACCCGCTCAATCCGACCACCACGCCGCAACCGCAATTCGTTGGCCTGGCGTCCGAATTCAACCTGCTGGACCTCAACGTGGTGTGGGACGCCGACCTGCCGGAAGACTTCAAACTGCGCAGCCAGGGCAACTACATCCACAACCTCGGCTACGACGAAGGCGACATGCGCAAGCGTTCGGCGGGGCAACTGGTCAACAACCTCGACAGCAACGGCAACATCGAAAGCGGCGCCAATGCGTGGATGGTCCAGTTCACCCTTGGTAACGCGCTGGAGTTGAAGAAGCAGGGCGACTGGAACCTGTTCGCCGGCTACAAGTACATCCAGCCGGATGCCTTGCCGGACGGCTTCAACGACTCGTCGTTCCACCTCGGCGGCACCAACGCCAAGGGCTACTTCCTGGGCGGCAATTACGGTCTGGCGAAGAACGTCTACGCCACCGGCCGCTGGCTGAGTTCGGAGGCGGTGTATGGCGCGCCGTTCGACATCGACGTCATGCAGCTTGAGATCAATACGCGCTTCTAA
- a CDS encoding LysR family transcriptional regulator: MSFTEPATRQSNADFRWPRDKEEPWLAQAANLDGDVAQYFLVSARCGCFMQAARSLNVRSTLLRKQLAQLEQQLQCALFSFQGSALSLTREGQQLQAQLIALAHERKLPVIEQPLIRLAVAESILHDILGRDLIALLRRNASVRLEIIALDSELALRAVSADIVLWLAHGDTPHPGPTFATSEPQRLAQLEYQPHIAKRYSRITARPESPDDLADFMLVQWQHDRQIDSFRPWNELVEQRLAGVVQMQSYELMLEMIRCSACIGLLPMYMSRFDRGLVALPGLFEETMRLQAWLAVNTESQGGGEVQVLVELIRRTFSDRGEWFE; this comes from the coding sequence ATGTCATTCACCGAACCCGCAACACGACAGAGCAACGCCGATTTTCGCTGGCCCCGGGACAAGGAAGAGCCCTGGCTGGCGCAAGCGGCGAACCTCGACGGCGACGTCGCGCAATACTTTCTGGTCAGCGCCCGTTGCGGCTGCTTCATGCAGGCCGCCCGCAGCCTCAACGTGCGCTCGACCCTGCTGCGCAAACAACTGGCGCAGCTCGAACAGCAACTGCAATGCGCGCTGTTCAGCTTTCAGGGCAGCGCCTTGAGCCTGACCCGCGAAGGCCAGCAATTGCAGGCGCAACTGATTGCATTGGCCCATGAGCGCAAACTGCCGGTGATCGAGCAGCCCCTGATAAGACTGGCCGTCGCCGAATCGATCCTGCACGACATCCTCGGCCGCGACCTGATCGCACTGCTGCGCCGCAACGCCAGCGTACGCCTCGAGATCATCGCCCTCGACAGCGAACTGGCCCTGCGCGCGGTCAGTGCCGACATCGTGCTGTGGCTGGCCCACGGCGACACTCCTCACCCGGGCCCGACCTTCGCCACCAGCGAACCGCAACGCCTTGCACAACTGGAATACCAGCCACACATCGCCAAACGTTACTCCCGTATCACTGCGCGGCCAGAGAGTCCGGATGACCTCGCCGATTTCATGCTGGTGCAATGGCAGCATGACCGGCAGATCGACAGCTTCCGGCCGTGGAATGAACTGGTAGAACAGCGCCTGGCCGGGGTGGTGCAGATGCAGTCCTATGAGCTGATGCTGGAGATGATCCGGTGCAGCGCGTGCATTGGTTTGCTGCCGATGTACATGAGCCGGTTTGATCGCGGATTGGTGGCGTTGCCGGGGTTGTTTGAAGAAACGATGCGGTTGCAGGCGTGGCTGGCGGTGAACACTGAATCGCAGGGGGGCGGGGAGGTGCAGGTTTTGGTTGAGTTGATCAGACGTACGTTCAGTGACCGGGGGGAGTGGTTTGAGTAA
- a CDS encoding halovibrin HvnC — translation MNSKGAMNLKNIVLSILTATVLGCTQVDTDSPLPVVSNNPHAELTGPQVVELLNTLYNRQFPNCDKNDNRPAFLCSGIVLRVTDKNPGDTHHVWNPSPTSINSGGVSFSYLRADSKFGRLAWGKGNGFMLYPIFGAPVDKVDLDVLCAFPIDGWTWNRKPPCGPYASFPATSQRCQSAGVATAEQWKKVWDTSPNSHNLRQCGFDVSEATGKPAGVPFYQSIRARGMLSQIPAHFTEQNEIVIKTWPQNLQNTLPLMAFFFIAGGTNAGLAEAQGNQKDFYDSTNPKIWVPVIRLFPPATPANEATFQYVDADQLVKP, via the coding sequence ATGAACAGCAAGGGCGCAATGAATCTGAAGAACATCGTCCTGAGTATTCTGACTGCAACCGTTTTGGGTTGTACTCAAGTCGACACCGATTCACCATTGCCGGTAGTGAGCAACAACCCGCACGCCGAATTGACCGGACCTCAGGTCGTCGAGTTGTTGAACACGCTCTATAACCGCCAATTTCCAAACTGTGACAAGAACGATAACCGACCTGCCTTTCTCTGTTCCGGCATCGTTTTGCGAGTGACTGACAAGAACCCCGGCGACACGCACCACGTCTGGAACCCAAGCCCGACCTCGATCAATAGCGGAGGGGTTTCGTTTTCCTACCTCAGGGCCGACTCGAAATTCGGGCGGCTGGCATGGGGCAAAGGCAACGGTTTCATGCTGTACCCGATCTTCGGTGCGCCCGTCGACAAGGTCGACCTCGATGTACTCTGTGCCTTCCCGATCGATGGCTGGACCTGGAACCGAAAACCGCCCTGCGGCCCTTATGCCTCGTTCCCGGCAACGAGCCAGCGCTGTCAGAGTGCCGGGGTGGCCACGGCCGAACAATGGAAAAAAGTATGGGACACCTCACCCAACAGTCATAACCTGCGCCAATGCGGGTTTGACGTTTCCGAAGCCACCGGCAAACCGGCGGGAGTGCCCTTCTATCAATCCATACGGGCGCGGGGAATGTTGAGCCAGATCCCCGCGCATTTCACCGAACAGAATGAAATCGTGATCAAGACCTGGCCACAGAACCTGCAGAACACACTCCCGCTCATGGCGTTCTTCTTCATAGCCGGCGGCACCAATGCCGGGTTGGCCGAAGCGCAGGGCAACCAGAAGGATTTTTACGACTCCACAAACCCGAAGATCTGGGTACCCGTGATCCGCCTGTTCCCACCGGCCACACCGGCCAACGAGGCGACGTTCCAATACGTCGACGCGGATCAACTGGTCAAGCCGTAA
- a CDS encoding peptidylprolyl isomerase, which yields MVISAAAVALLVVAVALVVRPGNDPVAAQQAAPVIAANAGPAVARLGNQQVSPEELQALLAAVPPQTREQLRGNREALERWIRSRLAEKAVLEQADAQGWAQRPDVVRQTRAATEQIVFRDYLQSVSKVPADYPSAAELQQAYDAGKANWQTPALYRVSQIFLGVNEPQNLEAVRKQATELSKKAQSTPSEFAALAKEFSQDRLTAERGGDTGLQPLQQLVPEVRGAVARLKVGAVSDPVQSSAGFHVIKLTEQQPARTATLDELRDQLTQALRAQRQEQIAQAYLDGMLNTATLSIDGAELNKVLEEKL from the coding sequence ATGGTAATCAGCGCCGCTGCGGTGGCGCTGTTGGTGGTGGCCGTGGCGCTGGTGGTGCGGCCGGGTAATGACCCGGTCGCCGCCCAGCAAGCGGCGCCGGTGATTGCAGCGAATGCCGGCCCAGCGGTGGCGCGGTTGGGTAATCAGCAGGTCTCGCCGGAGGAGTTGCAGGCATTGCTGGCGGCTGTTCCACCGCAAACCCGCGAGCAACTGCGTGGCAATCGTGAGGCGTTGGAGCGCTGGATTCGTTCACGCCTGGCAGAGAAAGCCGTGCTGGAACAGGCTGATGCTCAAGGCTGGGCGCAGCGTCCGGACGTGGTGCGGCAAACCCGCGCCGCCACCGAGCAGATCGTGTTCCGCGACTATTTGCAGTCGGTCAGCAAAGTGCCGGCGGACTATCCGAGCGCCGCCGAATTGCAGCAGGCCTATGACGCGGGCAAGGCCAATTGGCAGACCCCGGCATTGTATCGGGTCAGCCAGATTTTCCTCGGGGTGAACGAACCGCAGAATCTTGAGGCCGTGCGCAAGCAGGCGACGGAGTTGAGCAAGAAAGCGCAGTCGACCCCGTCGGAATTCGCGGCGTTGGCCAAGGAGTTTTCCCAGGATCGCCTCACTGCCGAACGCGGCGGCGATACCGGCCTGCAACCGTTGCAGCAACTGGTACCGGAAGTACGCGGTGCGGTGGCGCGACTCAAGGTTGGCGCGGTCTCCGATCCCGTTCAAAGCAGCGCCGGCTTCCACGTGATCAAACTCACCGAACAACAACCGGCCCGCACCGCGACCCTCGACGAGCTGCGCGACCAACTGACCCAGGCCTTGCGTGCGCAACGTCAGGAGCAGATCGCCCAGGCCTATCTGGACGGCATGCTCAATACCGCGACGCTGAGCATCGACGGGGCCGAGCTCAACAAGGTGCTGGAGGAAAAACTGTAA
- a CDS encoding DNA repair protein: MKIRFLWLGLGMLIATGASAEGMEERLRTQLRSTTQQLQALQSQQAQASAAQLAAQNEAKAAQAQIKQLTAELAKAKGLAEQLAGQQQSLHSQAQAQVAASNEQTGKFKKAYDELLVMARAKEAERSKLQAQLTERDTQVQQCSVKNQQMYGVAKQILTAYENIDVAEVMKIRQPFAGSARVKFDELAQGFGDELYKTQFDAPQAAIAH, from the coding sequence ATGAAAATCCGCTTTTTATGGCTTGGGCTCGGGATGTTGATCGCCACCGGGGCGAGCGCTGAAGGCATGGAGGAACGCCTGCGCACCCAGTTGCGCAGCACCACCCAGCAGCTGCAAGCCCTGCAAAGCCAGCAGGCCCAGGCCAGCGCCGCACAACTGGCGGCGCAGAACGAAGCCAAGGCTGCCCAGGCGCAAATCAAGCAATTGACCGCCGAACTGGCCAAGGCCAAAGGCCTCGCCGAGCAACTGGCCGGGCAGCAGCAAAGCCTGCACAGCCAGGCCCAGGCGCAAGTGGCGGCCAGCAACGAGCAGACCGGCAAGTTCAAGAAAGCCTATGACGAGTTGTTGGTCATGGCCCGTGCCAAAGAGGCAGAACGGTCTAAGCTTCAAGCGCAATTGACCGAACGTGACACACAAGTGCAGCAATGTTCGGTCAAGAATCAGCAGATGTACGGCGTGGCCAAGCAGATTCTCACCGCCTACGAAAACATCGATGTGGCCGAGGTGATGAAGATCCGCCAGCCCTTCGCCGGCAGCGCCCGGGTCAAGTTCGATGAACTGGCTCAGGGCTTCGGCGATGAACTGTACAAGACTCAATTCGATGCGCCGCAAGCCGCGATCGCGCACTGA
- a CDS encoding DUF2341 domain-containing protein, which produces MQRLFLSLLICLGFVLPATAQAWWQDDWHYRKQIAVDTTPQGAGINQALGRTALLVRLHTGNFTFDGVKEDGSDLRFVAADDKTVLNHQIESFDALMGMALIWVDVPNVEGGQRQDIWMYYGNQKAPATGNGQLTFDPNYTALYHFDGATGTPAKDTTAYGNTAQSATGAAIDGVVGRALQFSGQPLLLPASPSLQHNAGSAFTFSAWLRLDQANGEQLILARREGTHSLLVGVNQGVPFVEIDGQRAVATQPLNPGQWQHVALTAEGAKVTLYINGREGAVLAQAMPAFNSVMAIGADLHEGPFQPFVGAIDELRLSKVARPAPLLLADATSQGAESKLVAYGVDEEQSGFGFGSLGFLLNAVPVDAWVIIAVLVLMMFQSWIIMLRKNRTLSRVTAANEDFRVQFAKVGTRLEMFADDTQLAQRLQHSPLWRLYQVAVKEIRTRREQGADTSSVSAATIEAIRCSMDGVRTRENQQLSSKLSTLSNAIAGGPYIGLLGTVLGIMVVFLGTAMAGDVNINAIAPGMAAALLATAMGLFVAIPALFGYNRLITRNKEVSADMRVFVDEFITRLAEMHGEGQSSEAAHQRGHHANHSVPA; this is translated from the coding sequence ATGCAGCGCCTTTTCCTTTCGTTGTTGATCTGCCTGGGCTTCGTGCTCCCGGCCACGGCTCAGGCCTGGTGGCAGGACGACTGGCATTACCGCAAACAGATCGCCGTCGACACCACGCCGCAAGGGGCGGGGATCAATCAGGCTCTGGGCCGCACCGCGCTGCTGGTGCGCCTGCACACCGGCAACTTCACCTTCGACGGCGTGAAAGAGGACGGCTCGGACCTGCGTTTCGTCGCCGCCGATGACAAGACCGTGCTCAACCACCAGATCGAAAGCTTCGACGCGCTGATGGGCATGGCGCTGATCTGGGTCGATGTGCCGAATGTCGAGGGCGGTCAGCGTCAGGACATCTGGATGTATTACGGCAACCAGAAAGCCCCAGCCACCGGCAACGGTCAGCTCACATTCGATCCGAATTACACCGCGCTCTATCACTTCGACGGCGCCACCGGCACCCCGGCGAAAGACACCACCGCCTACGGCAACACCGCGCAGAGCGCGACCGGCGCGGCCATTGACGGCGTAGTAGGGCGGGCCTTGCAGTTCAGCGGTCAGCCGTTGCTGCTGCCGGCCAGTCCGTCGTTGCAGCACAACGCTGGCAGCGCGTTCACCTTCAGCGCCTGGCTGCGTCTGGATCAGGCCAATGGCGAACAACTGATTCTGGCTCGCCGCGAAGGCACCCACAGCTTGCTGGTCGGGGTGAATCAGGGCGTGCCGTTTGTGGAAATCGACGGCCAGCGCGCCGTGGCCACGCAACCGCTGAATCCAGGTCAATGGCAGCACGTCGCACTGACTGCCGAAGGCGCGAAAGTGACGCTGTACATCAACGGTCGCGAAGGTGCGGTACTGGCTCAGGCGATGCCGGCGTTCAACTCGGTCATGGCCATCGGTGCCGATCTGCACGAAGGTCCTTTCCAGCCGTTCGTGGGCGCCATCGATGAACTGCGCCTGTCGAAAGTCGCCCGTCCGGCGCCGCTGTTGCTGGCCGACGCCACCTCCCAGGGCGCCGAGTCGAAACTGGTCGCCTATGGCGTCGATGAAGAACAGTCCGGCTTCGGTTTCGGTAGCCTTGGCTTCCTGCTCAACGCCGTACCGGTGGACGCCTGGGTCATCATCGCGGTGCTGGTGCTGATGATGTTCCAGTCGTGGATCATCATGCTGCGCAAGAACCGCACCTTGAGCCGTGTCACTGCCGCCAACGAAGATTTCCGCGTGCAATTCGCCAAGGTCGGCACTCGCCTGGAGATGTTCGCCGACGACACCCAACTCGCCCAGCGTTTGCAGCACTCGCCGCTGTGGCGCCTGTATCAGGTGGCGGTGAAAGAGATCCGCACCCGCCGCGAGCAGGGCGCCGATACCTCGTCGGTTTCGGCGGCGACCATCGAAGCCATCCGCTGCTCGATGGACGGCGTGCGCACCCGGGAAAACCAGCAGCTGAGTTCGAAACTCTCGACCCTGTCCAACGCCATCGCCGGCGGCCCGTACATCGGCCTGCTCGGCACCGTGCTGGGGATCATGGTGGTGTTCCTCGGCACGGCCATGGCCGGCGACGTCAACATCAACGCCATCGCGCCGGGTATGGCGGCAGCCTTGCTGGCCACGGCCATGGGCCTGTTCGTCGCGATCCCGGCGCTGTTTGGCTACAACCGCCTGATCACCCGCAACAAGGAAGTCAGCGCCGACATGCGCGTGTTCGTCGACGAGTTCATCACCCGTCTGGCGGAGATGCACGGCGAAGGCCAGTCCAGTGAAGCGGCGCATCAGCGCGGCCATCACGCCAACCACTCCGTACCGGCCTGA
- a CDS encoding GNAT family N-acetyltransferase yields the protein MPEHNPAIHLERFNESHVEGVTALYNDPAVTRQVLQMPFQSAEIWRQRLMPENERMVKLVALHQGAVIGHLGLEAFSRIRRSHAGSVGMAVAVAWQGKGVGSKLLSAALDVADNWMNLHRVELSVYADNEAAIGLYRKFGFETEGLFRDYAVRDGQWVDTLSMARLRRVTA from the coding sequence ATGCCTGAGCACAACCCCGCCATTCACCTCGAACGCTTCAACGAATCCCACGTCGAAGGCGTCACCGCGCTTTACAACGACCCGGCCGTGACCCGGCAGGTGTTGCAGATGCCGTTTCAGTCTGCCGAGATCTGGCGCCAGCGGCTGATGCCCGAGAACGAACGGATGGTGAAACTGGTGGCGCTGCATCAAGGTGCGGTGATCGGGCATCTCGGGCTGGAGGCTTTTTCGCGAATTCGTCGCAGCCATGCCGGCAGTGTCGGCATGGCCGTTGCGGTGGCGTGGCAGGGCAAGGGCGTGGGTTCGAAGCTGTTGTCGGCGGCGCTCGACGTCGCCGACAACTGGATGAACCTGCACCGGGTCGAGCTTTCGGTGTACGCCGACAACGAGGCGGCGATCGGTCTTTACCGCAAGTTCGGCTTCGAGACCGAGGGCCTGTTTCGCGACTACGCCGTACGCGACGGGCAATGGGTCGATACGTTGAGCATGGCGCGGCTGCGTCGGGTTACGGCTTGA
- a CDS encoding DUF2599 domain-containing protein, producing the protein MQKMIYALAIALLAGCSQVAKTPPDMRASMRTDADSYIQTVERCTSYVASAQWIYRSYEWTLSIKPTDCARRTPPEGTAYLWDELTRDYSNSRYWTNTHGLRHQLICHLMVARDKPEWNLEPWRPDVGLSKTVAEGCNHEKPLPEAAP; encoded by the coding sequence ATGCAAAAAATGATCTACGCACTTGCGATAGCGCTGCTTGCCGGTTGTTCGCAAGTGGCGAAGACACCGCCCGACATGCGCGCATCCATGCGCACAGACGCGGACAGCTACATCCAGACGGTGGAGCGCTGCACGAGTTACGTCGCCAGCGCGCAATGGATCTACCGGAGCTACGAGTGGACGCTTTCCATCAAGCCAACCGACTGTGCCAGACGGACACCTCCGGAGGGCACGGCCTATTTATGGGACGAGCTCACCCGTGATTATTCCAACAGCCGTTACTGGACAAACACCCATGGCCTGCGCCACCAGTTGATCTGTCATCTGATGGTTGCCCGGGACAAACCGGAATGGAACCTGGAGCCCTGGCGTCCTGACGTAGGGCTTTCAAAAACAGTGGCAGAAGGCTGTAACCACGAAAAGCCGTTACCTGAAGCTGCACCCTGA
- a CDS encoding ExbD/TolR family protein yields MASVNASHDDDEDAAVDSINITPLVDVLMVVLVMFILTATAQVSGIQINLPKASAAVSLSEAKTKAISVNDGGQVFLDAYPVTLPELEERLRIEKAQNPDFPVIVRGDATVQYQKVIEVLDLLRRLELSQVGLVTGKPTQG; encoded by the coding sequence ATGGCGTCCGTAAATGCCTCCCACGACGATGACGAAGATGCCGCAGTGGACAGCATCAACATCACGCCACTGGTGGACGTGCTGATGGTGGTGCTGGTGATGTTCATCCTCACCGCTACCGCGCAGGTCTCCGGGATCCAGATCAACCTGCCCAAGGCCAGCGCCGCGGTGTCGCTGTCCGAGGCCAAGACCAAGGCGATTTCGGTCAACGACGGCGGCCAGGTGTTCCTCGACGCCTACCCGGTGACGTTGCCGGAGCTGGAAGAACGCCTGCGCATCGAGAAGGCGCAGAACCCGGACTTCCCGGTGATCGTGCGCGGCGACGCCACGGTGCAGTACCAGAAGGTCATCGAAGTGCTGGATCTGCTGCGCCGGCTCGAACTGTCCCAGGTCGGTCTCGTCACCGGCAAACCGACGCAGGGCTGA
- a CDS encoding YbjN domain-containing protein: protein MTQLISHVSPQSLTDVLQAAGYRVNQTEQNGIVQLLSASQGIGYAVRFGNPAVAEQGSYVDFTFSCALRVQGELPAGVAEQWNATRRFARLSLQGEFLVMEMDVVVAAGVSNDHLRGNLELWDRLLQEFIVYLRDFTQSAAVAQAPKVEQEEVAL, encoded by the coding sequence ATGACTCAATTGATCTCCCACGTATCCCCGCAATCCCTGACCGACGTACTGCAAGCCGCCGGTTACCGCGTCAACCAGACCGAGCAGAACGGCATCGTCCAGTTGCTCAGCGCCAGCCAGGGCATCGGTTATGCCGTGCGTTTCGGCAACCCGGCGGTGGCGGAGCAGGGTAGCTACGTCGACTTCACCTTCAGCTGCGCCTTGCGCGTGCAGGGTGAGTTGCCGGCCGGTGTGGCCGAGCAGTGGAACGCGACCCGCCGGTTTGCCCGGTTGTCGTTGCAGGGCGAGTTTCTGGTGATGGAGATGGATGTGGTGGTGGCCGCGGGCGTCAGCAATGACCACTTGCGCGGCAACCTGGAATTGTGGGATCGCCTGCTTCAGGAGTTCATCGTTTACCTGCGTGATTTCACTCAAAGCGCTGCCGTTGCCCAGGCACCAAAAGTTGAGCAAGAGGAAGTCGCGCTGTGA